A window of Chanos chanos chromosome 15, fChaCha1.1, whole genome shotgun sequence genomic DNA:
AGAATTCAGGGTCCGTTCCTGAGTTTTATGGCTGCCAAATTCCTGCTATGTCTCAATCCTCCCCCAAAATTTACTGAGACTTATCATATGTTTCAATATGTCATGACAGCATTTACATCATATCaaattatatttgtatattaCATCTCATCATGTAATATCGAATATTCTTGTTAAGTTTGTCACTTCATCCATAAATCAAGCTTTGTTTACCTTTCTGTCATCAGCAAGTGTCTCCGTATTTACCAATACATGTTCTCTGGTTCGTATCTACAAGGAGCTGTTATGAATTCACAATCGCAACCTCTCAGTCCAACCTGCTGGAAataatgtgttcattacaaTGCAATTATAGACACTTAGGCCCCTCTAAGCAAAGTGCTGCTCACTGGAGAGGCAATGCCACTGCCCCTGGATGGGAACACaactctgattctctctctctctctctctctctctctctctctctctctctcttcccccccccctctctctatctatccatctatctcgctctgtgcatgtgtgcatctgtgtttagtgtgtctgCAGGTAAAGGATGTACAGTTTCATGGGCGGAGGGTTGTTCTGTGCAGGCGTGGGGAACATACTGCTGATTGTTTCCACAGCAACAGATTACTGGATGCAGTACAGACACTCAAACAACTACATGCATCAGGGCCTATGGCGATACTGCACACCAGGGAAATGTTTCACACAAATGGATAGTGTTGGTAAGGTTTACTGCTTCAAAGTGAGACGGTGACCTAACAGGATCTAGGTTTGATTCTAGTCTGAGTACACTATTTTAATACTCAAACGGTCAAAATGCAGATAAAGACTAAACTAATTGTTATTTTGTTCGCCACCAAATAGCAACTAAATGTTGAATATCACAAAGGTGTTGTTGTATCGGCCATAATGCAAATATTCCAGTTTCAACAGAACAGTCATTGCATTAGTTAGTGTTACCACCATCCCCACCTGTAAAACACTGGAAATGTCAGAGTAACGTGCAGAAGCATATCTGATCCGAGAAACACGTCTTTGAGAAGAATGCTGAGCGGGGGTTGACTTTATCGGAGACCGATGGTGACCTTTCTGACCTTTGTCCTCAGCGTACTGGGATGCCACTCGAGCGTTCATGATCTTGTCCCTCCTCGCCTGCTTCATCGGCATCATCTTTGGCATTATGGCCTTTATCCACTACTCATCCTTCGACAGGTTCGATAAAACCTTCGCTGCAGGCgtgttgtttttcatctcaTGTAAGTCCTCTGATTTGTCTCTCACTTTTGTTGCCAATATCGAAATAAGTCGTATTCTAGCCCTCTGTGTTATGCAGTATGAATTTATACTACATGAAATAATGTATTGTTCAACTCCAACGATAATCAGCTTTGTATGGTTGAATACAACAGTTTTGACTAATATATGTACATAACAACGACATAAATAAGAACAGTGGGTAACTTACCTGTAGGTACACAGAAGCATGCTTACCTTAGCTGTCGTAAAGTAGATAGAGGCAGTCACAACGAATGGCCAAGTTCTATTTTTTTTGCGATGTATGCAAATGCAGTATggtcattcacacatac
This region includes:
- the lim2.1 gene encoding lens intrinsic membrane protein 2.1, encoding MYSFMGGGLFCAGVGNILLIVSTATDYWMQYRHSNNYMHQGLWRYCTPGKCFTQMDSVAYWDATRAFMILSLLACFIGIIFGIMAFIHYSSFDRFDKTFAAGVLFFISCFFVFLAMAVYTGVTINYYGKRYGNWRFSWSYIIGWVAVVLTFFSGIFYMCAYRMHECPRSPNPH